In Saccharomyces paradoxus chromosome IV, complete sequence, the DNA window CCATCTAAACCACTTCATCAGGAAAACTCTGGAATAAATACCATGTGTAACAAGGACGACGACATCTCTGGGCCTTCTCTCTTGTCTATCATGGAAATGCCTAAATAGAGTCTCTTGAAAACTGGCAACTCTGTCATATACATCTGCCGCGCTTTCTCCATGAGGgaatctgaagaagaaatgacCATAGGTAGATCTCTTCTTCATAACATCCTGCATGCtgttgattttttggaaattacCAAAATCTTGTTCCCTTATTCTTGGCTCATCCTTAACACGATATTGCAGATAACATTTTCCAGGCTCCCCTTCACAAATattatcttcattattttcgtAAACGCCACCAGTATTATTAAGTCCTCTCGGCCAAAATGCGTGTTTTTGTTTACCGCAGGGGTCATACCTCATATCTTCGCAGATACGCACACCACTGTTTAATTCGTTATATTCATCGATGACGTCCAAAATACCCTTCAACGTTTCCCTCGCTCTTCTATAGGGTGATGTATAAAAAACTATATTTGTATCCTTTTCTCTACTCAGCCTGGTATAGTCCTTCAACGGTAAAGTTCTCCTGCTGCTTTCATCTTTAATATATTTCTTAGCCAAATCTTCCACCAAGTTGTGATCGTCTACGTTTAATACACGTAATAAGTCAATACCTGCTTGTCTAGCT includes these proteins:
- the DET1 gene encoding acid phosphatase DET1 (Acid phosphatase~similar to YDR051C); translation: MCEENVHVSEDVAGSRSFFTNARPRLIVLIRHGESESNKNKEVNGYIPNHLISLTKTGQIQARQAGIDLLRVLNVDDHNLVEDLAKKYIKDESSRRTLPLKDYTRLSREKDTNIVFYTSPYRRARETLKGILDVIDEYNELNSGVRICEDMRYDPCGKQKHAFWPRGLNNTGGVYENNEDNICEGEPGKCYLQYRVKDEPRIREQDFGNFQKINSMQDVMKKRSTYGHFFFRFPHGESAADVYDRVASFQETLFRHFHDRQERRPRDVVVLVTHGIYSRVFLMKWFRWTYEEFESFTNVPNGSVMVMELDESINRYVLKTVLPKWTDCEGDLTT